A genomic region of Limnobaculum xujianqingii contains the following coding sequences:
- the mdtD gene encoding multidrug transporter subunit MdtD has translation MKNSTANVRWQLWIVALGFFMQSLDTTILNTALPSMAVSLNESPLQMQSVIVAYILTVAVGLPASGWLADRIGVKPVFLSAIVLFTLGSLLCAQSESLQELVRARVIQGIGGAMMVPVGRLTVMKIVPREQYMAAMTFVTLPGQVGPLMGPALGGFLVEYASWHWIFLINIPVGIIGVLATLMIMPNYKMPPRPFDVVGFILLAIGMATITLSLDGHSGLGLAPATILLLCTSGVAALGLYWLHARRATAPLFNLAMFKIPTFSLGLTGSLFARIGSGMLPFMTPLYLQIGLGFSPFHAGLMMIPMIIGSMSIKRLVVQIVNRYGYRGVLSIATLALPAITLMIPIAGMLGWYIVIPFLLFMLGVTNAVRFSTMNTLTLKDLPDEFASSGNSLLSMVMQLSMSLGVSTAGILLGVFSMHHVAVGSPEVQQAFLYTYLCIGLIMLIPTAIFARVPKDSAKNVLLGSGKNRDKSDN, from the coding sequence ATGAAAAATAGTACTGCTAATGTGCGTTGGCAACTGTGGATTGTGGCTCTGGGTTTCTTTATGCAGTCACTGGACACCACTATTTTAAATACTGCCTTACCCTCTATGGCTGTTAGTCTGAATGAAAGTCCGCTACAGATGCAATCAGTAATCGTTGCCTATATTCTGACGGTTGCCGTAGGGCTACCCGCCAGCGGCTGGTTAGCCGATCGCATCGGCGTTAAGCCCGTATTTCTGTCAGCCATTGTGCTTTTTACTTTAGGCTCCCTGCTTTGTGCCCAGTCAGAAAGCTTACAGGAGTTGGTTCGTGCCAGAGTAATTCAAGGAATTGGTGGTGCCATGATGGTGCCCGTTGGTCGGTTAACCGTAATGAAAATTGTTCCTCGTGAACAGTATATGGCAGCTATGACCTTTGTTACCTTACCCGGTCAGGTAGGGCCATTAATGGGGCCTGCGTTGGGTGGTTTTCTGGTAGAGTACGCCAGTTGGCACTGGATTTTTCTGATTAATATTCCGGTTGGTATTATTGGTGTACTGGCAACGCTGATGATTATGCCTAACTACAAGATGCCGCCACGCCCCTTTGATGTGGTTGGCTTTATTCTATTAGCCATTGGTATGGCTACTATTACCCTTTCTCTGGATGGTCATTCTGGTTTAGGGTTGGCACCGGCAACTATTCTATTGTTGTGTACCAGTGGCGTTGCCGCACTTGGACTTTACTGGTTGCATGCTCGTCGGGCAACAGCACCGCTGTTCAATTTAGCCATGTTTAAAATCCCTACCTTCTCTCTGGGACTAACCGGCAGTTTATTCGCCCGTATCGGCAGCGGAATGTTGCCTTTTATGACACCGCTATATTTACAAATCGGCTTAGGCTTTTCCCCATTTCATGCTGGTTTAATGATGATTCCCATGATCATCGGCAGTATGAGTATTAAGCGTCTGGTGGTACAAATTGTTAATCGCTATGGTTATCGGGGTGTTCTGAGTATTGCGACCTTAGCCTTACCGGCCATTACGTTAATGATTCCGATTGCAGGCATGTTGGGATGGTATATCGTCATTCCATTCCTGCTATTTATGCTCGGTGTGACTAATGCCGTGCGTTTTTCCACTATGAACACCCTGACGCTCAAAGATCTGCCCGATGAGTTTGCCAGCAGCGGCAACAGTTTGCTGTCGATGGTTATGCAATTATCCATGAGCCTGGGTGTCAGTACCGCCGGGATTTTACTGGGGGTCTTCTCAATGCATCATGTGGCAGTTGGTAGCCCTGAGGTTCAACAGGCGTTCTTATATACCTATCTGTGCATTGGTTTAATTATGTTAATCCCAACGGCGATTTTTGCCCGAGTTCCCAAAGACAGTGCCAAAAACGTCTTGCTGGGCTCCGGTAAAAACCGGGATAAATCCGATAACTAG
- the dsbB gene encoding disulfide bond formation protein DsbB — MLCYLNSCSKGRGAWFLLALIVIVLELIALYFQHVMLLRPCVLCIYERCALFGILGAALIGMLAPSSTLIRFLAIIVWLYSTIEGLLLTWKHTMIQLYPSPANTCDIFVNFPTWLPLDKWLPALFVANGDCSEKQWSFLSLEMPQWLLIIFAINLVIVALVIIAQFVKPKRRFFYNNPL; from the coding sequence ATGTTATGTTATTTAAATAGCTGTTCTAAAGGAAGAGGTGCCTGGTTTCTTCTGGCTCTGATTGTTATTGTACTTGAGTTAATTGCCCTCTATTTCCAACACGTAATGTTACTGAGACCTTGTGTGCTCTGCATTTACGAACGTTGCGCTCTGTTTGGTATTTTAGGCGCAGCCTTGATTGGTATGTTGGCACCTTCCTCTACGCTGATACGTTTTCTGGCTATCATTGTATGGCTATACAGCACTATCGAAGGCCTATTGTTGACATGGAAACACACCATGATTCAGCTTTACCCTTCCCCGGCAAACACCTGTGATATTTTTGTTAACTTTCCAACCTGGCTACCGCTGGATAAATGGTTACCAGCGTTATTTGTAGCTAACGGTGATTGCAGTGAAAAACAGTGGTCATTCCTTTCATTAGAAATGCCACAATGGTTATTGATTATTTTCGCTATTAATTTAGTTATTGTTGCTTTGGTTATTATTGCTCAGTTTGTTAAACCAAAGAGACGTTTTTTCTATAACAATCCACTCTGA
- a CDS encoding SbcC/MukB-like Walker B domain-containing protein has protein sequence MMLSQGEFAAFLNAEPNERAELLEELTGTEIYGHISEQVFLSHKEAKNQLDTLHTLLGSVQLLSEEQTQELTQQARQLQSQEKLLTQQTERLLADRQWLEKQDEYLRQESQCQQQLTLAQQNWQQQQPQLEKLQRSEPAEKLRPLHTNLMRLRQEQQDNQQEIARITQAETELKQQIAVALRAREQAEQQHASQLKQHELTRTLINTQVMPLDLQIGNKVSQLTQLELIRTNLVQQLQLQQSEHDASLKQQLQLLSRQQELNDYFQHHSHHQYWGENLPLWQQQLNQLTRINSELQNARQSAELKQKEIDRLNQQLTEVTLSQKQHQTQLQQLQQSFDKHDAAFQQLRALHDLNGLKQQQHNLAQTRDRQQSLSLLFQRYQQVTKQHQARSSQLNELTTVIKQLDRDLVTKRQQYSDKKVHLTNVEKLAEQELIISRFEQERALLQPGSPCPLCGSTQHPLVGENTALKTSDTQQRLNQLKTEFQQLHDAGIELKSKIALHSDRQNQLTKEMNNLSLELDDISQQWQQHCKQLDINLSLTGTEQFESYLESVRQQERQLQQQINQLELAEQQWLQEKELLNKQHNATQEAQQRVTLLAQDVLNKTQQQQLSGQALLSLQQDYQTLSEQLQTALTHYELTLPQPEQYDGWYNARKNEWQQWQSHLNAQKTLEQQLITLNTQIATLTTRLESLNIQTVENQTQLTTCQREAEQLKQQRYQLFGDKQTDAVMLQLQQQQQTLELTVTDSRNVWQQLNDRQTTLSGQLSALLSQQQQLQQKTDSAEHEFNTALQQSPFSLQADFLDALLSPELHQQLSELKETVTNALHQAQTLFNQANKQRQQHQAQRPETLTDVSNIADLSLQITQLAAESKANGIRQGEIRQQLENDRQSRTNQQSLVERIAQHQQQVDDWAYLNNLIGSSDGAKFRKFAQGLTLDHLVYLANQQLNRLHGRYLLQRKESGALELQVVDTWQADNLRDTRTLSGGESFLVSLALALALSDLVSHKTSIDSLFLDEGFGTLDAETLDIALDALDNLNASGKIIGVISHIDAMKERIPVQIRVRKVNGLGISKLDDRFKE, from the coding sequence ATGATGTTATCGCAGGGTGAGTTCGCCGCTTTTCTTAATGCAGAACCGAATGAGCGTGCTGAATTGCTGGAAGAGCTTACCGGCACAGAGATTTATGGTCACATCTCTGAGCAAGTTTTTCTATCCCACAAAGAGGCTAAAAATCAGCTGGATACCCTGCATACTTTGTTAGGTAGTGTACAGTTGCTGTCAGAAGAGCAAACTCAGGAGCTAACCCAACAGGCCCGGCAACTGCAATCTCAGGAGAAATTACTAACCCAGCAAACTGAACGCCTGCTGGCAGACAGGCAATGGCTGGAAAAACAAGATGAATATCTACGTCAGGAATCACAGTGCCAGCAACAATTAACTCTGGCTCAGCAAAATTGGCAACAGCAACAGCCCCAACTTGAAAAATTACAGCGAAGTGAACCGGCTGAAAAACTGCGCCCCCTGCATACTAATCTGATGCGTTTGCGTCAGGAACAACAAGATAACCAGCAGGAAATAGCGCGCATTACTCAGGCCGAAACCGAACTCAAACAACAGATCGCTGTTGCTTTACGGGCGCGTGAACAGGCAGAACAGCAGCATGCATCGCAACTTAAACAGCATGAGTTAACCCGCACTCTGATTAATACCCAAGTCATGCCGTTGGATTTACAGATTGGAAATAAGGTCAGTCAATTAACTCAACTTGAATTAATTCGAACCAACCTTGTTCAACAATTACAACTACAGCAAAGCGAACATGATGCAAGCTTAAAACAACAGCTTCAGCTACTCAGTCGTCAGCAGGAGCTAAATGACTATTTCCAACATCACTCGCACCATCAATATTGGGGGGAAAACCTCCCTCTGTGGCAGCAGCAACTAAATCAGCTCACCCGTATTAATAGCGAGTTACAGAACGCCCGGCAATCAGCAGAACTTAAACAAAAAGAGATCGATCGGCTCAATCAACAGCTGACTGAAGTTACATTGTCACAAAAACAACATCAGACACAGCTGCAACAATTGCAACAGAGCTTTGATAAGCATGATGCCGCCTTCCAACAATTGCGCGCCCTGCACGACTTAAATGGACTAAAACAACAACAGCATAATCTTGCCCAAACCAGAGATCGACAACAGTCACTTTCCCTGCTGTTTCAGCGTTATCAACAGGTGACTAAGCAGCATCAGGCCAGGTCCAGCCAGCTAAATGAACTCACGACGGTGATTAAACAGCTCGATAGAGATTTAGTTACCAAACGTCAGCAATATAGCGATAAAAAAGTCCATTTGACCAACGTAGAAAAACTGGCCGAGCAAGAGCTGATAATTAGCCGTTTTGAGCAAGAAAGAGCGCTATTGCAACCCGGTTCACCCTGCCCGCTATGTGGTTCGACCCAGCATCCATTAGTGGGTGAAAATACTGCATTGAAAACCTCGGACACTCAGCAGCGCCTGAATCAGTTAAAAACCGAGTTTCAGCAATTACACGATGCAGGAATTGAGTTAAAAAGCAAAATAGCTCTGCATAGCGATCGGCAAAACCAACTGACCAAAGAGATGAATAATCTGAGTCTGGAGCTGGACGACATCAGCCAGCAATGGCAACAACACTGCAAACAATTGGATATCAACCTGTCACTTACCGGGACAGAGCAATTTGAATCTTATCTGGAAAGCGTTCGCCAACAAGAGAGACAGTTACAGCAACAGATAAACCAACTTGAACTGGCCGAGCAACAATGGTTGCAAGAAAAAGAGCTTCTCAATAAACAGCATAATGCAACTCAGGAAGCACAACAGCGGGTAACGCTACTGGCTCAAGATGTTTTGAACAAAACTCAGCAACAGCAGCTTTCCGGGCAGGCCCTATTATCACTACAACAAGATTATCAAACGCTGTCAGAACAACTACAAACGGCGCTGACTCACTATGAACTAACCTTGCCACAACCAGAACAGTATGACGGCTGGTATAACGCGCGTAAAAATGAATGGCAACAGTGGCAAAGCCACCTCAACGCTCAAAAAACGCTGGAGCAACAGTTAATTACTCTGAATACTCAGATAGCGACACTGACAACCCGGTTAGAAAGTCTGAATATCCAAACGGTAGAAAACCAGACACAACTTACAACCTGTCAACGTGAGGCAGAACAACTCAAACAACAGCGCTATCAGCTATTCGGGGATAAACAAACCGATGCTGTCATGTTGCAACTTCAGCAACAACAGCAAACTCTTGAACTGACGGTAACCGATAGCAGAAACGTTTGGCAGCAGCTTAACGACAGACAGACGACGCTCAGCGGACAGCTTTCCGCCCTGTTATCTCAACAACAGCAACTTCAACAAAAAACTGACAGTGCAGAGCATGAATTTAATACCGCGTTACAACAAAGCCCATTCAGCCTTCAGGCCGATTTCCTGGATGCTCTGTTATCTCCGGAATTACACCAGCAGCTTAGTGAACTTAAAGAGACCGTCACTAACGCACTGCATCAGGCACAAACCCTGTTTAATCAAGCGAACAAACAGCGGCAACAGCATCAGGCTCAACGGCCAGAAACCCTAACCGATGTGAGTAATATTGCAGATCTCAGCTTACAGATAACGCAACTGGCAGCAGAGAGTAAAGCTAACGGTATCCGTCAGGGAGAAATCCGCCAACAGTTGGAAAATGACCGACAAAGCCGCACCAATCAGCAGTCATTGGTAGAGCGTATTGCACAACATCAACAGCAGGTTGATGATTGGGCCTATCTGAATAATCTAATCGGCTCCAGTGATGGTGCAAAGTTCCGTAAATTTGCTCAGGGCCTCACGCTGGATCATTTAGTCTACCTGGCTAATCAACAGCTAAATCGGTTACATGGTCGCTATCTGTTACAGCGTAAAGAGAGCGGCGCTCTTGAGTTACAGGTGGTCGATACCTGGCAGGCCGATAATCTACGGGATACTCGTACCCTGTCCGGTGGAGAGAGTTTTCTGGTGAGTCTGGCGCTGGCGCTGGCGTTGTCCGATCTGGTTAGTCACAAAACCAGTATTGACTCTCTGTTTCTTGATGAGGGTTTCGGCACTCTGGACGCTGAGACGCTGGATATTGCATTGGATGCCTTAGATAACCTGAATGCCAGCGGTAAAATCATTGGGGTTATCAGCCATATTGACGCCATGAAAGAACGTATCCCGGTACAAATTCGGGTTCGTAAAGTGAATGGATTAGGTATCAGTAAATTGGATGATCGGTTCAAAGAATAG
- the trhP gene encoding prephenate-dependent tRNA uridine(34) hydroxylase TrhP, translating into MFKPELLSPAGTLKNMRYAFAYGADAVYAGQPRYSLRVRNNEFNHQNLALGINEAHALGKKFYVVVNIAPHNSKLKTFIRDLAPVVEMGPDALIMSDPGLIMMVREAFPDIDIHLSVQANAVNWATVKFWKQMGLTRVILSRELSLEEIEEIRQQVPDIELETFVHGALCMAYSGRCLLSGYINKRDPNQGTCTNACRWEYKVEEGKEDDTGNIVHIHEPIPVKNVEPTLGAGAPTDKVFMIEEALRPGEYMSAFEDEHGTYIMNSKDLRAVQHVERLTQLGVHSLKIEGRTKSFYYCARTAQVYRRAIDDAVAGKPFDESLMTTLESLAHRGYTEGFLRRHVHDEHQNYDYGYSISDSQQFVGEFTGERRNSLAAVDVKNKFSVGDSVEMMTPQGNIHFTIESMETSKGQPTEVAPGNGHVVYLPVPDDVNLEYALLMRNLAGNNNTRNPHSA; encoded by the coding sequence ATGTTTAAACCGGAATTACTTTCTCCGGCCGGTACGCTTAAAAATATGCGTTACGCCTTTGCTTATGGCGCAGATGCAGTTTATGCCGGTCAGCCTCGTTACAGCCTGCGGGTACGTAACAACGAATTCAATCATCAGAATCTGGCTTTAGGTATTAATGAAGCCCATGCCCTTGGCAAAAAGTTTTATGTGGTGGTTAATATCGCTCCTCATAACTCCAAGCTAAAAACCTTTATTCGCGATCTGGCCCCCGTGGTAGAAATGGGACCAGATGCATTGATCATGTCCGATCCTGGCCTGATTATGATGGTACGTGAAGCATTTCCTGATATTGATATTCACCTTTCGGTACAGGCCAACGCTGTCAACTGGGCGACGGTAAAATTCTGGAAACAGATGGGGCTAACCCGCGTTATCCTTTCCCGCGAACTGTCGCTGGAAGAAATTGAAGAAATTCGCCAGCAGGTACCCGATATTGAACTGGAAACCTTTGTGCATGGCGCTTTATGCATGGCTTACTCTGGCCGTTGTCTGCTCTCTGGCTATATAAATAAACGCGATCCTAATCAGGGTACCTGTACTAACGCTTGTCGCTGGGAATACAAAGTAGAAGAAGGCAAAGAAGATGACACAGGTAACATTGTGCATATTCATGAGCCAATCCCGGTAAAAAACGTTGAGCCTACATTAGGTGCCGGAGCCCCTACCGATAAAGTATTTATGATTGAAGAAGCACTGCGTCCGGGCGAGTATATGAGTGCCTTTGAAGACGAACACGGCACTTATATTATGAACTCTAAAGATCTGCGTGCTGTTCAACATGTTGAGCGTTTAACCCAGTTAGGCGTTCATTCATTAAAAATTGAAGGTCGCACCAAATCGTTCTACTACTGCGCGCGTACTGCTCAGGTTTATCGCCGGGCTATTGATGATGCAGTTGCAGGTAAACCATTTGATGAGTCGCTGATGACAACACTGGAGTCATTGGCCCATCGGGGATATACCGAAGGTTTCCTGCGTCGCCATGTACACGATGAGCATCAAAATTATGATTACGGCTACTCTATTTCTGACAGTCAGCAATTTGTTGGTGAGTTTACCGGTGAACGACGTAATAGTTTAGCCGCTGTTGATGTAAAAAATAAATTTTCTGTTGGTGATAGTGTGGAGATGATGACCCCTCAGGGCAACATCCATTTCACTATTGAATCAATGGAAACCAGCAAAGGCCAACCTACCGAAGTAGCCCCGGGTAACGGGCACGTGGTTTATTTGCCGGTTCCGGATGATGTTAATCTGGAATATGCTTTGTTGATGCGTAATTTAGCGGGAAACAACAACACCAGAAATCCGCATAGTGCATAA
- the rdgC gene encoding recombination-associated protein RdgC, whose translation MLWFKNLMIYRLSRETHLSADEMEKQLKPLTFTPCGSQDMAKTGWVSPLGSHSDALTHASGNQILIVARKEEKILPSPVIKQALQAKIEQLEAEQHRKLKKTEKDALKDEVLHSLLPRAFSRFNQTSLWIDTVNGLIIVDAASAKRAEDTLALLRKSLGSLPVVPLTLESPIELTLTEWVRSGNAPAGFVLQDEAELKAILEGGGVIRCKAQELVSDEIAVHIEAGKLVTKLALEWRERIQFVIADDGSLKRIKFTETIRDQNQDIDKEDYAARFDADFTLMTGEVAQLIEELIEALGGEHSE comes from the coding sequence ATGTTGTGGTTTAAGAATTTAATGATTTATCGCCTCAGTCGCGAAACCCATCTGTCTGCTGACGAGATGGAAAAGCAGCTGAAGCCATTAACATTTACACCTTGTGGTAGCCAGGATATGGCAAAAACAGGCTGGGTCTCTCCTTTAGGATCACACAGTGATGCCTTAACTCACGCCTCAGGCAATCAAATTCTAATTGTTGCCCGCAAGGAAGAGAAAATTCTACCCTCTCCGGTGATCAAACAGGCCCTACAGGCAAAAATTGAACAGTTAGAAGCCGAACAACATAGAAAACTAAAAAAGACTGAAAAAGATGCGTTAAAAGACGAAGTGCTGCACAGTCTGTTACCCCGTGCATTTAGCCGTTTTAATCAAACCAGCCTGTGGATTGATACGGTTAACGGTTTGATTATTGTTGATGCCGCCAGTGCCAAACGCGCTGAAGATACTCTGGCCCTGCTGCGTAAAAGCTTAGGTTCATTACCAGTAGTACCTTTAACGCTGGAAAGTCCTATTGAACTGACACTCACTGAATGGGTTCGTTCTGGCAATGCACCAGCAGGATTTGTGCTGCAGGATGAAGCTGAACTGAAAGCAATTCTTGAAGGCGGTGGCGTTATTCGCTGTAAGGCTCAGGAACTGGTCAGTGATGAAATTGCAGTGCATATTGAAGCGGGCAAACTGGTTACCAAACTGGCACTGGAATGGCGTGAACGTATTCAGTTTGTGATTGCCGATGATGGCAGTTTGAAACGAATCAAATTTACTGAAACTATTCGCGATCAAAATCAGGATATCGATAAAGAAGATTATGCTGCACGCTTTGATGCAGATTTCACCCTGATGACCGGTGAAGTTGCCCAACTGATTGAAGAGCTAATTGAAGCATTGGGTGGTGAGCACAGTGAATAA
- the baeR gene encoding envelope stress response regulator BaeR → MTESTLLTGNDLPPVLIVEDEPKLGQLLIYYLQAAGYRTHLITQGQKVISWVKQYPPSLILLDLMLPGVDGITLCREIRTFSDVPVVMVTAKTEEIDRLSGLEIGADDYICKPYSPREVVARVKTILRRCYLPARELPSPELGLQLDESQFQVRYNNTSLDLTAAEFRLLKTLSSHSGQVLTRESLLDNLYDDYRVVTDRTVDSHIKNLRRKLETLAPEKVFIRSVYGLGYRWEE, encoded by the coding sequence ATGACAGAAAGTACCCTATTGACCGGTAATGACTTGCCGCCAGTATTGATTGTAGAAGATGAGCCTAAACTGGGTCAGTTATTAATTTATTATCTTCAGGCGGCCGGATATCGCACACATTTAATTACTCAGGGTCAGAAAGTGATTAGTTGGGTGAAACAATACCCGCCTTCGCTGATCCTGTTAGACTTGATGCTGCCGGGTGTTGATGGCATTACACTGTGCCGGGAGATCCGTACGTTTTCTGATGTTCCGGTAGTCATGGTAACAGCAAAAACCGAAGAGATAGACCGCCTGTCCGGACTGGAAATTGGCGCTGATGATTATATCTGTAAGCCCTATAGCCCACGAGAAGTAGTGGCTCGGGTTAAAACCATTTTAAGGCGCTGTTATCTGCCCGCCAGAGAGCTACCTTCGCCGGAGCTGGGACTGCAATTAGACGAATCACAGTTTCAGGTTCGTTATAACAATACCAGCCTTGATTTAACCGCCGCTGAGTTTCGGTTGCTTAAAACTCTGTCATCCCATTCAGGCCAGGTACTGACGCGGGAATCGCTGTTAGATAATCTTTACGATGATTATCGTGTAGTAACCGATCGTACTGTAGACAGTCATATCAAGAATTTACGCCGTAAACTGGAAACCTTAGCGCCAGAAAAAGTCTTTATTCGTTCGGTATATGGATTAGGCTACCGTTGGGAAGAGTAA
- the dsbB gene encoding disulfide bond formation protein DsbB, translated as MLCYLNSCSKGRGAWFLLALIVIVLELIALYFQHVMLLRPCVLCIYERCALFGILGAALIGMLAPSSTLIRFLAIIVWLYSTIEGLLLTWKHTMIQLYPSPANTCDIFVNFPTWLPLDKWLPALFVANGDCSEKQWSFLSLEMPQWLLIIFAINLVIVALVIIAQFVNQRDVFSITIHSDI; from the coding sequence ATGTTATGTTATTTAAATAGCTGTTCTAAAGGAAGAGGTGCCTGGTTTCTTCTGGCTCTGATTGTTATTGTACTTGAGTTAATTGCCCTCTATTTCCAACACGTAATGTTACTGAGACCTTGTGTGCTCTGCATTTACGAACGTTGCGCTCTGTTTGGTATTTTAGGCGCAGCCTTGATTGGTATGTTGGCACCTTCCTCTACGCTGATACGTTTTCTGGCTATCATTGTATGGCTATACAGCACTATCGAAGGCCTATTGTTGACATGGAAACACACCATGATTCAGCTTTACCCTTCCCCGGCAAACACCTGTGATATTTTTGTTAACTTTCCAACCTGGCTACCGCTGGATAAATGGTTACCAGCGTTATTTGTAGCTAACGGTGATTGCAGTGAAAAACAGTGGTCATTCCTTTCATTAGAAATGCCACAATGGTTATTGATTATTTTCGCTATTAATTTAGTTATTGTTGCTTTGGTTATTATTGCTCAGTTTGTTAACCAAAGAGACGTTTTTTCTATAACAATCCACTCTGATATATAA
- the fadR gene encoding fatty acid metabolism transcriptional regulator FadR gives MVIKAQSPAGFAEEYLIESIWNNRFPPGTILPAERELSELIGVTRTTLREVLQRLARDGWLTIQHGKPTKVNNFWETSSLSLLETLVRLDHDSVPQLIDNLLAVRTNIAAIFIRAAVRQNPEKALEVLAQDNGFEERPELFTELDYNIFRGLAFASGNPIYGLILNGIKGLYIRVGRYYFSNPEARQLALNFYQRLSDLCRDRLHDQVMECVRQYGKASGIIWHKMQSNMPKDLAEAN, from the coding sequence ATGGTGATCAAAGCGCAGAGTCCGGCAGGATTTGCGGAAGAGTATTTAATTGAGAGCATTTGGAACAACAGGTTTCCCCCTGGTACCATTCTGCCCGCAGAACGTGAACTCTCCGAACTTATTGGCGTAACTCGTACCACATTGCGTGAGGTATTGCAGCGTTTAGCCCGAGATGGCTGGCTGACAATTCAGCACGGTAAGCCAACTAAAGTAAATAACTTCTGGGAAACTTCCAGCTTGAGTCTGCTGGAAACGCTGGTACGTTTAGATCACGATAGCGTTCCTCAGTTAATTGATAACCTTCTGGCCGTCAGAACCAATATCGCTGCTATCTTTATTCGGGCTGCGGTTCGTCAAAATCCGGAAAAGGCGCTGGAAGTTTTAGCTCAGGATAATGGTTTTGAAGAGCGTCCGGAGCTATTTACCGAGTTGGATTATAATATTTTCCGCGGTTTAGCATTTGCCTCAGGTAATCCGATCTATGGTCTGATTCTTAACGGTATCAAAGGGCTATATATCCGCGTTGGTCGCTATTATTTTTCTAATCCAGAAGCGCGCCAGTTAGCCCTGAACTTCTATCAACGTCTTTCTGACTTATGCCGCGACAGACTACACGATCAGGTGATGGAATGCGTACGCCAGTACGGTAAAGCCAGTGGTATTATCTGGCATAAGATGCAAAGCAACATGCCAAAGGATTTGGCTGAAGCAAATTAA
- a CDS encoding FidL-like protein has protein sequence MNNIKFSVIATLIVTALLAVGLYLFYASSNNKFTCSANTTYLFEKINKEKEAVLTSEMRFHFDGDGKGYNIIMGNLLVDGSNYTINRKVQFDYTYNKTNNYVLNTTQVSLENTDNLPKALGERYLYRFSTEQHESTHLVIIRMNSGKRLFSSGTLPYFLCE, from the coding sequence ATGAACAATATTAAATTTTCGGTGATTGCCACACTAATTGTTACAGCCTTACTGGCGGTTGGTTTATATCTGTTTTATGCCAGTAGCAACAATAAATTCACCTGTTCGGCAAACACTACCTATCTATTTGAAAAAATTAACAAAGAAAAAGAAGCCGTACTAACCTCTGAAATGAGATTTCATTTTGATGGTGACGGGAAAGGTTACAACATCATTATGGGAAATTTACTGGTGGATGGCAGCAATTACACCATCAATCGCAAAGTACAGTTTGATTACACCTACAATAAAACTAATAATTACGTTTTGAACACTACTCAAGTTTCTTTAGAAAATACGGATAACTTGCCTAAAGCGCTGGGAGAACGTTATCTCTATCGCTTCAGTACCGAACAACATGAATCGACCCATTTGGTGATTATCCGTATGAATAGTGGAAAACGCCTGTTCTCCAGCGGAACCTTGCCCTATTTCTTGTGTGAATAA
- a CDS encoding antibiotic biosynthesis monooxygenase family protein, producing MIAVIFEVQIKQGHKQAYLDLAAELKPLLVEMDGFISIERFESLSEPGKILSLSFWRDEEAVLQWRQLELHRQAQAKGRAMIFNDYRLKIAGIIRDYGMTDREQAPNDSRIMHG from the coding sequence ATGATTGCGGTAATTTTTGAAGTGCAGATAAAACAGGGGCATAAACAAGCTTATCTGGATTTGGCAGCAGAACTAAAACCTTTACTGGTAGAAATGGATGGTTTTATTTCTATTGAGCGTTTTGAAAGTCTGTCTGAACCGGGCAAGATTTTATCACTTTCATTTTGGCGTGATGAAGAAGCTGTTCTGCAGTGGCGGCAATTAGAATTGCATCGGCAGGCACAGGCTAAAGGCCGGGCGATGATTTTTAATGATTATCGGCTCAAGATTGCCGGAATTATTCGCGATTATGGTATGACTGACAGGGAACAGGCACCCAATGATAGCCGCATTATGCATGGCTAA